Proteins encoded within one genomic window of Alteribacter populi:
- a CDS encoding DUF4395 domain-containing protein: MKEIPVTLVKANQTMLVGLTILSILLQSSLLLGLTVAIVYGSLLFGQKANPAMLFITKVIKKDLSTDDKEAVVLQRFNQTIAAVLLTIGFLLSIIWSHWGVWVPVGMVTIAASIALMGFCVGCYMYYQYKKISHERRKSA, encoded by the coding sequence ATGAAGGAGATTCCGGTTACATTAGTTAAAGCTAATCAGACAATGCTCGTCGGTTTGACCATCTTATCAATTTTACTGCAAAGTTCACTGTTACTTGGTCTAACTGTAGCTATTGTATATGGGTCATTACTTTTTGGACAAAAAGCTAATCCTGCGATGCTTTTTATTACGAAGGTTATAAAAAAAGACCTTTCTACCGATGATAAAGAAGCCGTTGTTTTACAGCGATTTAATCAAACGATTGCAGCGGTTTTATTAACAATTGGTTTCTTGTTAAGTATCATTTGGAGCCATTGGGGCGTATGGGTTCCAGTTGGTATGGTGACCATTGCAGCATCTATTGCTTTAATGGGTTTCTGTGTAGGGTGCTATATGTATTATCAATACAAAAAGATCTCTCATGAAAGAAGAAAATCCGCATAA
- a CDS encoding cation diffusion facilitator family transporter gives MRKEKHLLAMSVYGALAFAVIAIVWGILVHSQMILFDGVYSLISVILSLFSLLSASYIQKHDYKQFPFGKEMLEPLVIIVKYFIILILCLFALSSAVSDLLSGGREVDPGFALLYAIVATVGGFIVYRFLKAGQKKIKSGFVEAESNQWLMDTLLSAGVMIGFFIAFLLTLTPFAHLTAFVDPLMVILVSGYFIKVPVTSIKQQLREVLEMSPGEEIKSILEESTQRIERKYQFDETHLRVSKVGSKLFIEVDFVVNEVSKDLTIAQQDQIREELTFHIQDLNFTKWLTVSFTNDRKWAIE, from the coding sequence ATGAGAAAAGAAAAGCATTTGTTAGCCATGTCGGTTTATGGAGCGTTAGCGTTTGCTGTTATTGCGATCGTTTGGGGTATTCTCGTCCATTCACAAATGATCTTGTTCGATGGTGTGTATTCATTAATTAGTGTTATTTTATCGCTATTTTCATTGTTATCAGCTTCGTATATTCAAAAACATGACTATAAACAATTTCCGTTTGGTAAAGAAATGCTCGAACCACTCGTGATTATTGTTAAATATTTCATTATTTTAATCCTCTGTTTGTTCGCTCTTTCCTCGGCTGTTTCTGATTTGCTATCAGGAGGAAGAGAAGTAGATCCTGGGTTTGCGCTTCTGTATGCAATTGTTGCTACAGTTGGCGGATTCATCGTTTATCGCTTTTTAAAAGCTGGACAAAAAAAAATCAAGTCTGGTTTCGTTGAGGCAGAGTCTAATCAATGGCTAATGGATACGTTGTTAAGTGCTGGAGTGATGATTGGCTTTTTCATCGCATTTCTATTAACGTTAACACCTTTTGCCCACTTAACAGCCTTTGTTGACCCACTGATGGTCATCCTTGTTTCTGGTTATTTTATTAAAGTGCCAGTGACATCCATTAAACAACAACTTAGAGAAGTGTTAGAAATGTCTCCTGGTGAAGAAATTAAATCGATTCTAGAAGAGAGTACGCAAAGAATCGAAAGAAAATACCAGTTTGATGAAACGCATTTACGTGTATCAAAGGTGGGGAGTAAGCTGTTTATTGAGGTTGATTTTGTAGTAAATGAAGTTTCTAAAGACTTGACTATCGCACAACAGGATCAGATAAGGGAAGAACTGACCTTCCACATTCAAGATTTGAACTTCACTAAATGGCTTACCGTTTCATTTACAAATGACCGTAAATGGGCTATAGAATAA